In the Bicyclus anynana chromosome 6, ilBicAnyn1.1, whole genome shotgun sequence genome, one interval contains:
- the LOC112053526 gene encoding mediator of RNA polymerase II transcription subunit 1 isoform X2, which translates to MCHPCLNCELLKRTPPLESVDCIKSVAKCGSCIAGLVEDFRGDVNLECVLPDARSDDAAIPAYVWVIVSVGLLLFAAVVVIVVYVLRNTYTFKILASTRTSLQAPCVNGSAGSGAASAPDLPPPYYAHYNVVRPESPHEPHAPHAPHAPHSPHSPHSPHSPHSPVNRHDTQYSGEESTRPFIDRKPTGYDASYGGGARESAGSQAAQVYNNPHYVRVSQPPSRSEAEEAGMSDGEFDDEPYFSTTRRTSFNASQEEETVPSAWTPAASATSAAGAEGALSAQLAAARVSTLLHAPHAQPTCSWQDSNNNRNASESLGAEAGAGAGAGAGAGTGTSGAPSFIINVMQTINTLQQTQPSKPHRHNEPNC; encoded by the exons ATGTGCCACCCGTGCCTCAACTGCGAGCTGCTGAAGCGCACGCCGCCGCTGGAGTCCGTCGACTGCATCAAGTCTGTAGCGAAGTGCGGCTCTTGTATCGCGGG GTTGGTAGAGGACTTCAGAGGCGACGTAAACCTGGAGTGCGTGCTGCCTGACGCAAGGAGCGATGACGCCGCCATACCGGCCTACGTGTGGGTCATCGTCAGCGTCGGCCTGCTGCTGTTCGCTgccgtcgtcgtcatcgtcgtgTACGTGTTGCGAAACACTTACACCTTCAAGATACTGGCCT CGACGCGCACTTCGCTCCAGGCGCCATGTGTAAACGGCAGTGCTGGCAGCGGTGCAGCGAGCGCGCCCGACCTGCCGCCGCCCTACTACGCGCACTACAACGTGGTGCGGCCCGAGTCGCCGCACGAgccgcacgcgccgcacgcACCGCACGCGCCGCACTCGCCGCACTCGCCGCACTCGCCGCACTCGCCGCACTCGCCCGTGAACCGACACGACACGCAGTACAGTGGAGAAg AGTCTACCCGGCCGTTCATAGATCGCAAGCCGACGGGCTACGATGCGAGCtacggcggcggcgcgcgcgagTCAGCAGGCAGCCAGGCAGCGCAGGTCTACAACAACCCGCATTACGTGCGCGTATCGCAACCGCCGAGCAG ATCTGAGGCGGAGGAAGCAGGCATGTCCGACGGCGAGTTCGACGACGAGCCGTACTTCTCGACGACGAGACGAACGTCCTTCAATGCTTCGCAGGAAGAGGAGACCGTGCCCAGCGCGTGGACTCCGGCCGCGAGCGCTACCAG CGCTGCGGGCGCCGAGGGCGCGCTGTCGGCGCAGCTGGCGGCGGCGCGCGTGTCCACGCTTCTGCACGCGCCGCACGCCCAGCCGACTTGCAGCTGGCAG GACTCAAACAACAACCGCAACGCGAGCGAGTCGCTAGGAGCGGAGGCGGGCGCGGGAGCGGGAGCGGGTGCGGGCGCGGGTACGGGCACGTCAGGCGCGCCGTCCTTCATCATCAACGTCATGCAGACCATCAACACGCTGCAGCAGACGCAGCCTAGTAAA ccgCATCGCCACAACGAGCCCAACTGCTGA
- the LOC112053526 gene encoding uncharacterized protein LOC112053526 isoform X1, producing the protein MWALVACAATACVYSGVRAQPATCTTDDQCQKDFYCDRDGAFMCHPCLNCELLKRTPPLESVDCIKSVAKCGSCIAGLVEDFRGDVNLECVLPDARSDDAAIPAYVWVIVSVGLLLFAAVVVIVVYVLRNTYTFKILASTRTSLQAPCVNGSAGSGAASAPDLPPPYYAHYNVVRPESPHEPHAPHAPHAPHSPHSPHSPHSPHSPVNRHDTQYSGEESTRPFIDRKPTGYDASYGGGARESAGSQAAQVYNNPHYVRVSQPPSRSEAEEAGMSDGEFDDEPYFSTTRRTSFNASQEEETVPSAWTPAASATSAAGAEGALSAQLAAARVSTLLHAPHAQPTCSWQDSNNNRNASESLGAEAGAGAGAGAGAGTGTSGAPSFIINVMQTINTLQQTQPSKPHRHNEPNC; encoded by the exons ATGTG GGCACTGGTAGCTTGCGCGGCTACCGCGTGCGTGTACAGCGGAGTGCGCGCGCAGCCCGCCACGTGCACCACGGACGACCAGTGCCAGAAGGACTTCTACTGCGACCGCGATGGCGCCTTCATGTGCCACCCGTGCCTCAACTGCGAGCTGCTGAAGCGCACGCCGCCTCTGGAGTCCGTCGACTGCATCAAGTCTGTAGCGAAGTGCGGCTCTTGTATCGCGGG GTTGGTAGAGGACTTCAGAGGCGACGTAAACCTGGAGTGCGTGCTGCCTGACGCAAGGAGCGATGACGCCGCCATACCGGCCTACGTGTGGGTCATCGTCAGCGTCGGCCTGCTGCTGTTCGCTgccgtcgtcgtcatcgtcgtgTACGTGTTGCGAAACACTTACACCTTCAAGATACTGGCCT CGACGCGCACTTCGCTCCAGGCGCCATGTGTAAACGGCAGTGCTGGCAGCGGTGCAGCGAGCGCGCCCGACCTGCCGCCGCCCTACTACGCGCACTACAACGTGGTGCGGCCCGAGTCGCCGCACGAgccgcacgcgccgcacgcACCGCACGCGCCGCACTCGCCGCACTCGCCGCACTCGCCGCACTCGCCGCACTCGCCCGTGAACCGACACGACACGCAGTACAGTGGAGAAg AGTCTACCCGGCCGTTCATAGATCGCAAGCCGACGGGCTACGATGCGAGCtacggcggcggcgcgcgcgagTCAGCAGGCAGCCAGGCAGCGCAGGTCTACAACAACCCGCATTACGTGCGCGTATCGCAACCGCCGAGCAG ATCTGAGGCGGAGGAAGCAGGCATGTCCGACGGCGAGTTCGACGACGAGCCGTACTTCTCGACGACGAGACGAACGTCCTTCAATGCTTCGCAGGAAGAGGAGACCGTGCCCAGCGCGTGGACTCCGGCCGCGAGCGCTACCAG CGCTGCGGGCGCCGAGGGCGCGCTGTCGGCGCAGCTGGCGGCGGCGCGCGTGTCCACGCTTCTGCACGCGCCGCACGCCCAGCCGACTTGCAGCTGGCAG GACTCAAACAACAACCGCAACGCGAGCGAGTCGCTAGGAGCGGAGGCGGGCGCGGGAGCGGGAGCGGGTGCGGGCGCGGGTACGGGCACGTCAGGCGCGCCGTCCTTCATCATCAACGTCATGCAGACCATCAACACGCTGCAGCAGACGCAGCCTAGTAAA ccgCATCGCCACAACGAGCCCAACTGCTGA